The following DNA comes from Metopolophium dirhodum isolate CAU chromosome 8, ASM1992520v1, whole genome shotgun sequence.
CAAAAACCCTAGACATTTAGCGTTCATTTTacgcacaaaataatattatacgtatagacGACACGTAAAACGTTTATGGAAGTACAGcaataaccaaaaataataataaccggcCGACCGCCGACGGACAACGTTCAGTTGCTGTGGCGTTTCGAGTGTTAGCGTACATTGTTTACTACTCGGTAaacaatgataatgataatacaacATTGTGATAGGATTAtcgaaaaattgaataatattaccgTTTGAGCGTGGAATCTTGCGCCGGGGAAAAACGTTCGGGGGCGAACGAAAGGCGAAAGGCTGTCCGAAATCTAAGCGAAATGGCTATCGATCAGTCAACACGTCCAACGTGATTCCCATGAACTACACAACGAAGAGGAAACAACCAGTGACCAGAGTACAGACAAACAGACAGTTAGAGATTTGAGATTTTTAAACACCGTATCGCCCGTATCGGCCGATTCAACCATAATTCAACCGCACGGCACTACTACCACATAATAGATAAATACAGTGATACCGAAACCGTCCAGTTGTACCAACATAGAatcccaaattattatttattattactctgTGGCAGTGGTTTTCAACCTTTGTGGGTCCTCAGTTccttttgattttgaaatcaAATATACGGCTCCCatacgaaaatttaaaataaacaaatttacataatttaatataactttgGTCTATATGACGAAATAAACatgtaattattactaataggaaacttttttttttagatttattttttttacaattaaaaattaatacaattactaTTAGCATAATAGAACATTAATGTTCTATATGCTATTAGGAGATACACCTTTTACTCGATATCgcaaaaaacataaatagaGTATAGACCTAATTCACGGTCATCGCTGGCAGATCtgtctcacacacacacacacacacacacacacacacacacacacacacacacacacaacataaTATCGTATTGGGCCTGCAGACTTTAGTCTTACACGACCACGAAAAAAAGACagcaaaaactatattatattacaattttattttttagtttctgCTGCGAACGCGGCTCCCTTGATAATAACTGACGACGCCCCTGGGAGCCGCGACGCACAGGTTGAAAACCACTGCTCTGTggcatgaataatattaacgaaTTTATGATTTCCTCGTAGACCTTATACTTAGTTTAACTGTATAACTAGTataagtataaggtctatggatTTTCTGCTATAACTTCAGagtaagttttataattttatatcctTCATTTTCTTTCTaagacatatttaaatttatctttaacTTTTTTCTCATTGGGACCTAGAATACGTCggccaataaattattattatcaagacATTAATAATATCACGAAACTCGTATGAATAATGTATGACCTTAGAAGTTTAACACTTTTCTCTGCCTTGTAAAAGGTTAAGactttaggtatatttttgaaataatgagtggttcatgttaaaaaaatcaccaaATGGTTtacacataattaataattctaataattatatctaattaATACGCTATGCACATATAGGTAGGTTCAgaccattaatttttatattattgacggGTTGCATCAAACTTAAATAAACCAATATCGtgatatttaatgaataaaatattttataacagctCACTAATTGATCATTAAACTTAATGATTCCTTGAACTTTAACTCTTTAAAACTTAAGCACACTGCTTTTTGTTCCCCCTACCACCTCTCCTTATCACAACAATTCTATAGACTTGAAATTTTCATGGTTCTCCGTACCACCATGTGTGTGCTCTAACTTTAAGAAAGAACTtttcaaaattcacattttaaaatggTGCTTgcatgagtattttaagattcaCTATGGtcgatggaaatttttttttctttataaataattgtcatCATTGATTACAGGTTATAATAGAAATAGGAAACGATTTTATACACCATTACACAATAACGAAttaaacaaagtttgaatcatatataGTTGGGATTTTCAACTGGCAACGAAGTGCATCGGCCTtgatacttaatagttaaaataaaacaataattcgtTTTGTCAAGTGTTTGCAATTTACGTACTTACCGTccatgttaaatttaatttttgatcctttttttttttttttttattaaaaataaagtatatttacaatctatacataagTGTATAATGAGTAAGTGTGGTGACAGAGTAAGTaagtattataagaaaaaaaaataacaagagaAGGAAGGCTCCCAGCAGTGCCACCTGACCAGAAATTAGGGTTtgagtttatttaattaatgtttatttttttttttttttaagttaggtGTTGAGGAGATCTCTTGGCCATTGCCTTTTTAACCTTCTAGGAATGATAGAGGTAGAGGATAAACTTTTAATGATGGGGTTTGAATGAGCGCGGAGCGTTGAGtggaattttgaatataataggATTTGGCTAGGTCGTTAAGGGTTGGCATGTTCAGATCTTTATGGAGGTTTTTATTGGTAACATACCAAGGGGCAGAGGTTATTAGGCGTAGGCATATGGACTGGAACTTTAGATCAACGAATCTGGActtatagtgaaaaaaaatgattatacgaTAACATGTCAAAACAACCTGAAATGGTTATTGCCAAGGGCTGTATTTAAGGAGGGGCAACAGGGACACTTGCCCTGGGCGGCCAATTTTCGACCCTTTTAGGGGGGGCTGCCAGGCACCGgtgcagtatatattatataaataaaatttgttttgttaagaATTTGTTTAAGTACATATATACTTGGACTTCTTGCATAGCATGACTATATGATACGGCCATTTGGCGTCATTTACTCATTTTGTCAATCAatgataactattaatttttttaattttttttatagtgtacaataataaaattgtatgttgttatacattttgactgcagtaattaaaataatgcatCATCGTGGTCtgtgtttttaacaaaattttcataaataaataactataaccaataacaattaaaaaatggattagtttttttttgggggggggggggggcaaagcgTACAAATATTTGTTGACCCAGAGCGCAAAATGTGTAAATACGGCCCTGGTTATTCCTAATGATTTcagttatatttttgataatagcAGCAATAAGtggaacatatttttatatcataccgGCAGTTATTAAAGtacgttaaataattttatattaaagtattaaaccataatatattactaaccCAATAATCCTAGGGCTGATACACGTTTGAGTAAAATGGTTTCAAAGGAAATCGAAATACAAACGAAATATTACACGATTGATCATAAAAAACTCGGCAACGTTgccattttcaattttgaacttaattatacaaaaatattcggTATAAATACACTAATACAGTTTAGTTACCAGTGTTACCACACGatgtgttttaacttttaaagcaCTGAATACAAAAGTCTGATTCAAAAATTCTcgcattttttacttaaaacattatatactaATCATTATCATCGcttaacaataaattgttttcttgtATCGCTTTTGGGTCATACAGCTCACcaacaagttaaaaaaattaggtcagaggttcaatattaatttagtatacgACACTTTTTCAGAAACATAAATTTAGCTAAATATCCACCATAAAACCGTTTGTTTGCGGCAATATTGGGAAAGCGAAGCCTTGGCGTGACGCCACATTCCCTCAACATTATTTGTGTGTGCAGTGTGCTCCTGTTTCCGGATTTTTGAATTGAATAGAATGATTCACCGTTAAGTGAACAAATCCTTCATCTTCTAAACATTGataactctaaaaaaacaaattaacacaaTATCACGGCTCGATATCACAATATACTTGTGCTCCGCTCCGCAAAtggaaaatatcccccgacttgctATACAAAACTACCTCAAGTAAGTAACAGGACAAATTatggaaatacattttttcgatttttttcacaaaatgtgTGTTTGAAAGCACTGAATACAAAAGTCTAATTCAagtaattttttacttaaaaaaagtggtaaaattatttactgaTAATCACTAATCGTGGATAAGATTATTGCATTCGAAAAATTAATCTGTCTGGGAAATACtgtcttaaacattttatttttgaccattacggaataatataataatcgatagtAGGTACACGTACAACTATcgatgtattaattaatattccagGTATGTCATGGGAGGCAATTCGAGTAAAAAAAGGTCACCTACCTAAATTTGGGAGGCAATTCGAGTGTCAccctttagagttaaatcatacacttacgtacaaacagcacggggtcagCGACCTAACCGCAAGTAGATTTCTTACCTGAGAATGTACTGCTGCgaaccagaatttttattccgggcaatggaaaagttaagaaaaattttatttttaacaccatacaccgaatattaaataaaaactgtacaaagtttgagtcatatagagttggtacatttaacgggcaacgaagtgcacgggatcagctaatattatagatacctatagatattatattaattcataattgtattaatatttaattattattatattagtttgtatattacacattatagtaGGAATATCGTATATGAGATCTCGGGGCCCCCAAAAACTGGGGGCCTCTGTGAATTGCATACCCAACACTCTTGATAATAAAATTGCACATCATACAAATTTCTAGTTCCATAATTTCTAGTATCCACTAAGACAGCGCTAGACGCCGCTAGTAATGCTAAAAGGAAAATATCCTCCCAAACTCCGCCTGTTGTATAACATTTCGTGGTCAACCACCCCCACCCTCCAACCATGTCGTGTCAAGTCCTGTATATTATCTTGATAATCACGGACCactatcttagtccgtgatgatgatgataacacAGAATATACGTCCgtgataaaaaatgaaaatataatttttttttaattgattacatAATATGCCGATACCCCTACTATCATGCCtactataaattactatagaacactttttttttagatataataatatgataatagagTTTTAAGAGTCTTTCTTGTTGAGTTCTTACTGAATTCttctattattaaatagtgaaacttttaaataaaatattacctaaatcGTGTTTCTTTTTTAGTTTGTAAACAAAGGAAGCTTGGTTTTATGTAATATGAacactattcatttttttattggaaaacaCTGAAACAGTAAGCagacttgttttattttatagaccaTAATAGTGCAATAGAATTTAAGCATAATATGTTAGAATTTAGAAAGTGTCATACTGTCATCAATAAATGGCTTCTTTCAtcactttttttagttttttcctgTAATACTTTTATATGCACTTATCACATAATTATGcttattgtgttaatttattttgattgtataatttttgtataataatatattaggtattcataaaaataaaaatatttaatagacaaCAATCTAAAtgaaggtatattttattttaagaatgtaCAAATTAGATTGAAGTAGAAGAAGAagtatacaaattgaaattacCCACATTTCATTACTAAACTAGTAAGAActtaatgttaaatttacaGGAGGAAAACAAATAAGCTATTTAAAGagtaattcatttatattttccaaaGTAATTATAAACGCAGGCACAATAATGTAAATGTAACTTTTTATTGatacttttttaaaagttatttttttatttttatttattcttcaagaagataatgggccCCACTGAACATGTTCGTATTTATGttgttgaaatgtatttataaaatgttacattacTATGTACCAGTGATGTAGTCCTAAAAAGTTTATGCACAACTTAATCATTGTCAAAAATAACTTGGGGGCCACACCTAACCTGCTTACCACAGATTTCGTTAAGGGTACACgcttaaatatgaaattaggAGGTGGGTACACGCCCAAGCACCACTACGCTACACTTCCACTATACCACTGCCATGTACCATTGCTACACATTCTTGTTTTTACAATTGACCGATTTGTTTTAGAAATGAACAAGTTTTTAGCAGTACCACGACTTAAAACAGATAATGAATCAATTGAAACAACTACATCTGAAAATCAAAGTCAGGttgaaagaaaaattgaaaaattatttgaatctTTTTGTTCTAAAGCACAATGTGATCCAGAAGCTCCAGTTTTATACAAACAAAACCAcatcaactatataaaaaatcatatgTTTACACTACCAGAGAACTATGAATGTCTCGACTCCAGCCGACCTTGGTTATGCTACTGGTTGTGTCAATCACTCGCACTCTTAAACTGTAATTTGTCTATTTTGGAGAAATCTAATGTTGTTTCTTTCTTATCAAAGTATgcaattaaaatgtacagtagCCAAagcttaaataattatatttaaacaccaAATTTTTTTAGGTGTCAACATGAATCTGGTGGCTTTTGCGGTGGACCAAATCAAATGCCACACTTAGCTCCTACATATGCTGCTGTCTGTGCATTGTGTTTAATAGGTACAGAAGAAGCATACGCAGTGATCAATcgagataatttatataaatttttggtATCTCTTCGTTTGCCTAATGGTTCATTCAGAATGCACAAACATGGTGAATGTGATGTTCGTGCTGTGTATTGTTCAGCAACTGTAGCGCGTTTAACCAACATATATACAGATGTTTTGTTTGAATCAAGTGCTCAATGGGTAATCAGATGTCAGACATATGAAGGAGGCTTTGGTGGGGTGCCTGGGGTGGAAGCTCATGGGGGATATACATTTTGTGGATTTTCAgctttattattacttaaatcaATTCATATGTGTGACACAAAATCACTTCTTCGGTGGGTAGCAAATAAACAAATGACATTTGAAGGTGGCTTCCAAGGGCGAACTAATAAGCTTGTGGATGGTTGCTATTCTTTTTGGCAAGCTGCTATTTTTCCAGTAATATCAGAACTTTTAGAATCTGAAAATCAACGGCCAATGTGGTCAATGTATGATTATCAGGCTCTCCAAGAATATGTGCTCATATGTTGTCAGAATAGATATAGTGGGGGCCTTATAGACAAGCCTGGGAAACCACCTGATGTATACCATACTTGCTACGTTCTTAGTGGACTATCTATAGCTCAACATGCAGTTGACAAAAGTAATTGTGTTGTTGGTAAACCGGAAAAcgttttgaacaaaaataatccTATTTATAACATTGAAGAAACTAGTCTACAGAAAGCTCTTCAATATTTTAGTATGACagaaccaataaaatatttttaagtatgatTATAGACTGTAAACAATTGATCCAAATTAAATCTTGAGGAACCTGTTTTGTGAAGTTCAAATTAAGTCTAGTTAGTATAATATCCTATGTTTGTAAGGTACCAAATCTGATCAAATAcatgcattaattatttaaatttaaaattaggtataaatttttaaaatgtcaattttgtaacaaataatatttcattgtgaATCGATCTGCTAAAATTAGTGCTTCcttggtaattaattattttgatttttttttttaataatgtcttGCTTTTCTGTGAATATTTTACTTAAGACAAAgtaatgaaatgtattttttcaaaattgaagtCAAACTAcaagttataaatgttattatgtcTTCACaatatactaaatttataaatatttgaatgtatgAAATACAAGTTgctgataaaaataaacattatctacttatttacttaaattcgtgttgatgtgaaaaaaaatatttagaatttattaatagttttagttaaaaattaactaacagCAATTTTTGTTACTtgtcttaataaatataatttcatttttttaatttaagtatatgaGTTAGTTATGTTGatgaaacattattaattttttataataccaaaCCAGACTGTAAAAAATGACTACTACCCAGTGGTGTCATTAGGGGTGGTGGCATCTCCCCACCATTATCATTAGCGGGCCGGGTATGGTCTAGTTTTGGGCTTTTGGGCCTTCATATATTAAcactaataggtaatatatttaagaatcCTTCtacatgtatattaattattattaagttattgttATCTCTCAAAAAAATGGGTTACTAACGCTTAAATAGTAACCTTTGATACTAACtggtaagtataaaattatataagaagGCTATCTGTATTGAGATATAAATGCAATTGTAATGTAATGCAATGTAATTGTTGGCGAGcggttttttttcagttttattttggcCGGTCAAAAATGTTGCCCCCcctcaaaaactaaaataacgCCACTGCAACTACCTACTACTAGGTATGATTCGACTAATCAATAATTTGCTTAGTGCATTACCTAGTGCCatagtgtataaattatagtttacaatttagtataataaacaatatacatatcaatcgtttattatactatatccacaaattacaaattaggaTTTAccttaattaataacttatatattgttttaatttattcatgtcACGTGAATATACCCATTATCCATTGAAATTGTAATCATAcgtattaatgaaatataaattatattaaattatttaagtataattatacaagtttcttatattattttcatgaacaTTTAGAATCTAAATAACTAATCATCCTCTAATGTTCATGATTTTTTCAttcttttatcaatatttaggTTAGTCGGCAAATTTTCTCCacagataaatgataatagattattattattatctatatctatCTTAATATATCTATCACTTTCCTAAAATCGTGTTTGTCGTTTGAGACTTGACCAGTTTACCGAGACTTGAGTGTTATTGCCTTAGGTTTCGCATAACTCAGTTTgatctttttgttttttcattgtgtgtttaatgtatttataatatttataatattagaatgaaACGTTTCAGTAgctgtttgtataaaaaatacagtgGTTCATTGTGTTGTGAgtacaaatacttttttacaatatatcatacttcactaataaaaatatattgttttgaatggattgtgtttattttagccataaaatatgtttccacATCTGCCAATATTCATCCTAAAACTGAAATTGTAgcctatcaaaataatttgttcgaTAACGAACAAAAACGGCAAAGAGAAGCTGTTGGTCGTATTGAAAAGATTACAGTAAAATACATCGGAGTGCCTGAAAATGTCACATTGTCCATGAACAAGGGTATTTCGACCCCTTTTCATTGTGCTCAACGTATGtgaaatttttatcattacttaattgattatttttaataattatctgtTTAATTGTAGACATATCTGAAATGTTGGTTAAAAGAAGTGGATTGGCCTTAATCGATGACACACATTTATGGGACATGCATAGACCACTACAATCAGACTGTGAACTGACCTTCATGCATGCACAATATCTGCCAGATCCATATCATTTCAACAGAGCGTATTGGCGCAGTTGTTCGCTTATATTAGGAGCTGTAATTTCTAAAGCTTTTAAAACTGACATTCAACCAACTTTACACAGTTTTCCTTCACCtaatggtatattattcataataaattattataagatttattttCCTTAGGCTTTTTGATGTTTGAA
Coding sequences within:
- the LOC132950636 gene encoding protein farnesyltransferase subunit beta, producing the protein MNKFLAVPRLKTDNESIETTTSENQSQVERKIEKLFESFCSKAQCDPEAPVLYKQNHINYIKNHMFTLPENYECLDSSRPWLCYWLCQSLALLNCNLSILEKSNVVSFLSKCQHESGGFCGGPNQMPHLAPTYAAVCALCLIGTEEAYAVINRDNLYKFLVSLRLPNGSFRMHKHGECDVRAVYCSATVARLTNIYTDVLFESSAQWVIRCQTYEGGFGGVPGVEAHGGYTFCGFSALLLLKSIHMCDTKSLLRWVANKQMTFEGGFQGRTNKLVDGCYSFWQAAIFPVISELLESENQRPMWSMYDYQALQEYVLICCQNRYSGGLIDKPGKPPDVYHTCYVLSGLSIAQHAVDKSNCVVGKPENVLNKNNPIYNIEETSLQKALQYFSMTEPIKYF